A stretch of the Schistocerca serialis cubense isolate TAMUIC-IGC-003099 chromosome 2, iqSchSeri2.2, whole genome shotgun sequence genome encodes the following:
- the LOC126455938 gene encoding ankyrin-3-like has product MFASDSKTEQLHAAVAFGDLQAVLRMLAEGADADAADCFKVRPLHIAAEQGHLEIIKALLEKGCDVNAEASAPSPVGVLERGLTPLHSAARIADPNIAQTLITAGANVNAKSSSRVYPLHLAAHHGHLPVVKALISANADVNAGDNVRKDTPLIVAVTQNFEDVAEFLVQSGAVVNARNSERSTPLHFAAKKGNIKITKLLLQNKAAINAKNGEGSTALHLAVQNRHTAVSQFLINSGADVNVRDNDGWTPLLSVAQSENSAEIATLLIAKGASVNTRDRTGTTPLHLAARNNFTAVVNILIESKADVNVTNNRMWTPLHSAAYEGHLDTIKILIARGAEVDVKTHELTTPLHFAADYCNVEVVKYLLVKGAKVSAVDHRKWTPLHFAAHQGPIQVLLKESGLSSAQMQASKLNTMRALIENGADINARGLHNETALHVTVQCDEPVIARWLLENGAHYDVKTAPYLGNMTVSETAAKKRNENINALLRATEALFQALKKSKCAEIEKCIQDGAPVNSSSVKYGTPLIHASWKGHLAVVNVLLKNGADINLSNSNGVTPLHYAAKFGHHEILCALLQNGAVYNARTKIGKKTPLHFAEEGGKKEVAETLKLIECMFIRISGNDNTVIKELNELKVIKYAEFFAIKNCKNENKETMIEIASRNGYEELCELFCDL; this is encoded by the coding sequence ATGTTCGCGAGCGACAGCAAGACAGAGCAACTCCACGCAGCAGTAGCTTTCGGCGACTTGCAAGCTGTCTTGCGAATGCTGGCGGAAGGAGCAGACGCCGATGCAGCAGACTGTTTTAAGGTACGACCGCTCCACATTGCTGCGGAGCAAGGCCATTTGGAAATTATTAAAGCGCTTCTCGAAAAGGGCTGTGATGTAAATGCAGAAGCATCTGCCCCTTCTCCAGTGGGGGTCCTTGAAAGGGGTCTGACGCCGTTACATTCAGCGGCCAGAATTGCTGACCCAAACATCGCGCAAACTTTGATCACTGCAGGCGCTAATGTTAACGCCAAGAGTAGTTCCAGAGTATATCCGTTACACCTTGCAGCACACCACGGACATTTGCCTGTAGTGAAGGCACTGATTTCGGCGAATGCAGACGTGAATGCCGGGGACAACGTCAGGAAAGACACTCCGCTAATTGTCGCTGTGACGCAGAATTTCGAAGACGTAGCCGAATTTCTTGTGCAAAGCGGTGCTGTTGTAAATGCCAGAAATTCGGAGCGTTCGACACCACTACATTTCGCAGCAAAAAAGGGAAATATCAAAATAACAAAGCTGCTGCTCCAGAATAAGGCCGCGATTAACGCAAAGAATGGAGAAGGCTCCACTGCATTGCACTTGGCCGTACAAAATAGACACACCGCAGTAAGTCAGTTTTTGATAAACAGTGGGGCAGATGTGAATGTGAGAGATAACGACGGATGGACGCCATTGCTTAGTGTAGCACAGAGCGAAAACTCAGCAGAAATCGCCACACTTTTGATTGCGAAAGGTGCTAGCGTGAATACGAGGGACAGGACTGGAACAACACCCTTACACCTTGCTGCACGTAACAATTTCACTGCTGTAGTAAACATCCTGATCGAAAGCAAAGCTGACGTTAATGTCACTAATAATCGAATGTGGACGCCACTGCATAGCGCCGCCTACGAGGGCCATCTGGATACCATAAAAATTCTTATCGCTAGGGGTGCAGAAGTTGATGTGAAGACTCACGAGCTAACTACACCATTGCATTTCGCAGCAGACTACTGTAACGTCGAAGTCGTTAAATACCttttggtaaaaggagccaaagtCAGTGCAGTTGATCACAGAAAATGGACGCCACTTCACTTTGCAGCACATCAGGGTCCCATCCAAGTCCTTCTCAAAGAGTCGGGACTATCGAGTGCACAGATGCAGGCCTCTAAACTAAATACCATGAGAGCTCTCATCGAAAacggagcagatataaatgcaaggGGACTCCATAATGAAACAGCACTCCATGTTACAGTACAGTGTGATGAGCCCGTCATTGCAAGATGGCTGTTAGAAAATGGTGCACATTATGATGTGAAGACTGCCCCCTACTTAGGAAACATGACCGTCTCAGAGACTGCTGCGAAGAAAAGGAACGAGAATATAAATGCCTTATTGCGTGCTACTGAAGCGCTATTTCAAGCTCTGAAAAAATCTAAGTGTgctgaaattgaaaaatgtattcagGATGGGGCACCAGTCAACAGCAGCAGTGTGAAGTATGGAACACCGCTTATCCATGCATCTTGGAAAGGACATTTGGCCGTTGTTAATGTTTTGCTTAAAAATGGGGCTGATATTAATTTGAGCAACAGTAATGGCGTCACTCCACTACATTACGCAGCAAAATTTGGGCATCATGAAATACTGTGCGCCTTATTGCAAAATGGTGCAGTatacaatgcaagaaccaaaataggtaaaaagacaccACTACATTTCGCCGAAGAAGGAGGAAAAAAAGAAGTTGCAGAGACTCTAAAATTGATTGAATGTATGTTCATTAGAATAAGCGGGAACGATAACACAGTGATAAAAGAGTTAAACGAATTAAAAGTGATAAAATATGCAGAATTTTTTGCCATAAAAAACTGcaagaatgaaaacaaagaaaCTATGATAGAAATAGCTTCAAGAAATGGATATGAAGAACTTTGTGAATTGTTTTGTGATTTGTAA